The following are encoded together in the Phaseolus vulgaris cultivar G19833 chromosome 9, P. vulgaris v2.0, whole genome shotgun sequence genome:
- the LOC137822559 gene encoding uncharacterized protein encodes MATIQPLLHLLACLSFLFSPGIADSLSTPVVDSPINKFLMQFYYDTYTNLHDSDFENFVSQKVTSELCEVLPDKHDLVWRLSDLKRNLTGEGSHRSVSTLIKFQSQQLKSLSELLSYSCEFIIIERLPSGVFADPFELQHLVQRGVFSDVAVFGDTNLELPSFLSNRSAVEIHLVVDPNILQEPTDVKIELPLHARYQSLNESGYSAVEFGAPDMLVRCSTKEKVENRYCFFKLEKGDANVYDSRIVWKIPSGIKTHANLVSTVTFTVALLSTLAIVAASLYYSNS; translated from the exons ATGGCAACTATTCAACCCTTGCTTCATTTATTAGCATGCCTTTCTTTCCTATTCTCACCTGGAATTGCTGATTCACTTTCAACTCCG GTGGTGGATTCTCCCATCAATAAATTTCTGATGCAGTTCTATTATGACACATACACCAATTTACACGATTCCGATTTCGAAAACTTTGTTTCTCAAAAAGTCACTTCTGAGTTGTGTGAAGTGCTTCCAGATAAGCATGATCTTGTATGGAGATTGTCAGATCTAAAGCGCAATCTTACTGGTGAAGGTTCTCATCGTAGTGTCTCTACATTGATCAAATTTCAAAGCCAACAGTTAAAGTCTTTGTCTGAACTGTTAAGCTACTCATGTGAATTCATAATTATTGAAAGACTTCCTTCTGGAGTTTTTGCTGATCCATTTGAGTTACAACATCTTGTTCAGCGTGGTG TGTTCAGTGATGTAGCTGTCTTTGGTGATACAAATCTGGAGCTGCCTTCATTCTTGTCCAATCGTTCTGCTGTTGAAATTCACTTAGTTGTAGACCCAAATATATTGCAAGAGCCAACTGATGTCAAGATTGAGCTTCCATTGCATGCTCGTTACCAA TCTCTGAATGAAAGTGGGTACTCAGCAGTTGAATTTGGTGCACCGGATATGTTAGTGCGCTGCAGCACAAAGGAGAAGGTGGAAAATCGCTACTGCTTCTTCAAATTGGAAAAAGGTGATGCTAATGTGTACGACAGTCGTATTGTTTGGAAAATACCTTCTGGAATAAAGACGCATGCTAATCTTGTTTCTACTGTTACATTTACTGTAGCTTTGTTATCAACTCTTGCAATAGTTGCTGCATCATTATATTATTCCAATAGCTGA